From the Paenibacillus sp. MMS20-IR301 genome, the window AATCAGGTTATGGCGTAGCGCTAGGCTTGGCTGTTGGTTTGTTTGTAGGTTTTGTTGCAGACTTAGCTGATGGTTTAGCAGTCGGCTTGGCAGTCGGCTTAGCAGTCGGCTTGACAGTTGGCTTAACAGTCGCAGCAGGCTTTGTGCTTCCTCCGCCATTGTGGTAATGATACTCCCCGTTTTTTAATCCCCACTTGGCACAGTTAGTGCGGCAGTAATGGCCGCCATTCGCATCAGTACGTCCCGGATGCGCCTCGGCAAGTACCGGAACTGACAGTAAAACAAATACCATGAAGATTGGAAGAAGAATTTTTTTCATAAAAGAAATACCCCCAGTGTATGATTCTGGGAGTATTCTATCAGTTTCAGGTAATTATTTCTAGAGTTTCCGGCTAAGTTGTTAGAATTAAGAGCCATGCCGGATTACCAGCCATACACCCCGTCTACATCCAGGAACTCCCCGTTATGCCGCTTACCGTCGGTTGCATATCCGACAATAATGGCTGCGCCTGCTTCTTTGGATTTACCGCCTTCAGCATTGCCGTTCAGATCTGTCTTCGTGAAACCGGGGGTGACGGCGAACACTTGCGCATTGGTCTTGCTGCATTCAATTGCCATAGCCACTGTCATCGCATTACCCGCGGTCTTGGAGGCGTTATAGTCGAATGCATTAAGCGCATATTCCGAGCTCTGCATGAAGTGCAGGGAGGCCATATCGGTCGATACATTAACGATCGTTCCTTCATTGCTGCGGATCAATGGCAGCAGCAGCTGGTTCAAGCGGAATGTGCCGAAGAAGTTGACTTCAAATGCATTCCGCAGATCGGTTTCTTTCGTATCGCTGAATGAACGCGAGAAGGCTCCCGGCATACCGGCGTTATTGATCAGAAGCGTCAGAGCAGGGTAATCGGTCTGAATGATGCCTGCTGCCTGTTCAATACTCTGCTTGTCCGTCATATCAATCTGCAGAAACTCCACATCTAAGCCCTGGCTCCGCAGCTCCGCAGCGGCTTCCCTGCCCAATTGTGTATTGCGTGCACCTAGCAGTACCTTCCATCCGGCGTTCCCCAGTTGTCTTGCAGTTTCCAATCCTATGCCTTTATTAGCGCCAGTTACGAAAGCAATTTGGTTCATGATAATCCCTCTTTCTATGAGTTATGGTCCGGCAACAATTCAAAGTCTAATATGCTACACTTAGTGTAGGTCAACATAAATAATAGGGAGTGCAACGAAATGTTTACAATAGGACAAGTCGCCAAAAAAGTCGGGGTAGGCATAGGAGCGATCCGCTTTTATGAACGAAAAGGGCTGCTGGAGCAAGTAATCCGCAATGACCAAAACAATCGCCTGTATACCGATAACGAGATCGGCTGGCTGATCTTCCTTAAGTGTCTGCGGGAAACCGGGATGAGCGTGGAAGAAATCAAGAAGTATCACGATATGGTCAAAGCCGGAACGGCCACCCTGCCGGAGCGGATTAAGCTGATTCAAGACCAGAAGCAGCAGCTGCTGGATGATATTGAGGCGAAGAAAGCCCAGCTGGTTCATCTGGAGCATAAGCTTGAGCGTTACTATGCGGGAGAGAATTATTAACTAAGGAGGCCTGCAATGAAAATATTCAAAAAATTGAGCTTATGGCTGCCGGTCCTGTCTTTGGCTGTGTGTCTAATCAATTACTCCGGAAATGATGATAAGAATCTGCTGCTATTCCTGACAAGTCCGGTGCTGCTATGGCTGAATCCGCAGTTGACTGACATGTCTTATGCTATGGACAATGAACGTTTGTCATATCTGATACTGTACGCTATTCATTTCTCCACCTGGCTGCTGTTTGGAATATTGTTTGATTGGATTGTGTCGCGGAGAAGAGCTAAGTAAGGTAGCAGAATATGAATAAGTCCAGAAAAGCACCCGGACGGGTGCTTTTTGTATGCGCAGGAAATAATTTGCGAAGAGTAATTGACGTTAATACACTTTTAGTGATATATTGTGCATACACAAGATACACAATATGAAGGCGGAGGTAAACTATGCTGGCATTGGATATCAGAAATGTAAATAAGAAATATGAACACTTTCAGTTGAAGAACGTTTCTTTCCAAATGGAAAAGGGCTATATCATGGGGTTTATCGGAGCCAATGGTGCAGGAAAAACAACGACCATCAAATCTATTTTGAATATAACGCGTATCGACAGCGGGGAAATCCACATTCTGGGCAAGAATATGTCTGAGCATGAACTCCAGCTGAAGCAGGAAATCGGCTATGCCTTTGGAGATATCAGCTTCTATACCCGTAACACAATCAAGACGTTAACGAATGTGATTAAAAAGTTCTATCAGAATTGGAATGATGATACCTACTATAAGTACTTGAGCAAATTCAATCTGATTGAGGATAAAAAAATCGCGGAATTGTCTACCGGTATGAGGGTGAAATACAATCTTGCCCTCGCCCTGTCCCACGGTGCCAAGCTGCTGGTGCTGGATGAAC encodes:
- a CDS encoding YHYH domain-containing protein, encoding MKKILLPIFMVFVLLSVPVLAEAHPGRTDANGGHYCRTNCAKWGLKNGEYHYHNGGGSTKPAATVKPTVKPTAKPTAKPTAKPSAKSATKPTNKPTAKPSATP
- a CDS encoding SDR family NAD(P)-dependent oxidoreductase, producing the protein MNQIAFVTGANKGIGLETARQLGNAGWKVLLGARNTQLGREAAAELRSQGLDVEFLQIDMTDKQSIEQAAGIIQTDYPALTLLINNAGMPGAFSRSFSDTKETDLRNAFEVNFFGTFRLNQLLLPLIRSNEGTIVNVSTDMASLHFMQSSEYALNAFDYNASKTAGNAMTVAMAIECSKTNAQVFAVTPGFTKTDLNGNAEGGKSKEAGAAIIVGYATDGKRHNGEFLDVDGVYGW
- a CDS encoding MerR family transcriptional regulator, with translation MFTIGQVAKKVGVGIGAIRFYERKGLLEQVIRNDQNNRLYTDNEIGWLIFLKCLRETGMSVEEIKKYHDMVKAGTATLPERIKLIQDQKQQLLDDIEAKKAQLVHLEHKLERYYAGENY
- a CDS encoding ABC transporter ATP-binding protein, coding for MLALDIRNVNKKYEHFQLKNVSFQMEKGYIMGFIGANGAGKTTTIKSILNITRIDSGEIHILGKNMSEHELQLKQEIGYAFGDISFYTRNTIKTLTNVIKKFYQNWNDDTYYKYLSKFNLIEDKKIAELSTGMRVKYNLALALSHGAKLLVLDEPTSGLDPVARDGLLDIFRELVVDGEISILFSTHITSDLEKCADYITYMHNGQIINSAEKEEFINTYLLLSGTLEQLETVKDKLISYKTNSFGFTGLIHTRDYDHSLNIRNALPNLEEIMIYFSKTEGAYV